GCGCCGGCAGAAATTATTTAGAGGCAAATCAGCCGGTGATAATTGAGAAAAGCGGAATCAAGTTTGCCTTTTTAGCTTTTACCAATCTCTATCCAGAATCTTTGAAAGCTGATGAAACTAATCCAGGAATCAGCGATTTTGATTTAACTAAGGTTAAGGGGCAGATAAAGGAGTTAAAACAATCCGGATTGGCTGAAGTTATGGTTGTTTCTTTACACTGGGGAGAAGAGTATAAACAAGCGCCAAGCCCGGAACAGATTCGGATTGCCCATGAACTGGCTGAAGCTGGAGCAGATTTTATTATTGGCCATCATCCGCATGTGGTTCAGCGGGAGGAAAAATACCCCTCGATTTCGTTCGGGACAAGTAAAATTTCCTGGATATTTTACAGTCTGGGTAATTTTGTTTTTGACCAGAATTTTTCTGAAGAGACAATGAACGGGTTGGTTGTGGAATTAATCTTTAAATCAAGCCAAGATTTTGAGCCGAAGTTATATCAAGCAGAGATAAATGATTATTTTCAGCCGGAAATAAAAGAGTTTTAAAGCAATCAGCTGTGAATATTGAAATTTTGACAATTGTGTTATAATAAAAGCAAATAAATTTGCCCCTTATTTATTGGGAGTTCGGTCGGCTCCCAAACGGAAAAAATAATTAGGTCGTTAAACTAATTAAAAATAAAAAATGAATTCACTTAGTTTTATTGATTCGCTTAACAGCGCTTTGTTGCTGGTTTGGCAAGAGATTATTATTTATACGCCATTGGTTTTAGTGGCGTTGTTGGTTTTTGTTCTGGGCTTGATTGTGGCTAAGGGCTTAGGCAGTTTAGTGGAAAAGTTGTTAATGGCAACCAAGCTTGATCAGGGGTTGGCAAAAACCGGCTTGAGAACATTTTTTGATCGGGCCGGAATGCAGCTAAATTCAGCCAGATTTTTTGGCGAGTTGGTCAGATGGTTTATTATCCTGGCCTTTTTAATGGCCGCGGCTGATATTTTGAAATTAACCGCAGTGACTGGCGCGATTGAAAGACTGCTTTTCTATTTCCCCAAAGTTGTTGTTGCCGCAGTGGTAATGATTGTCACTTTATTTTTTGCCAATGTTACCCAAAAATTGGTTAAAAGCGCGATTTCAGGAGCCAATCTCAAAAACAGCGGCTTTGTCAGCGCTTTGGCTAAATGGGCAGTTCTGATCTTCGGACTTTTGATTGCTTTGAGAGAACTCCAGATCGCGGTTGATATTATCAACATTCTGTTTACCGGTTTGGTGGCAATGTTAGCAATCTCCGGCGGCTTGGCTTTTGGTTTGGGCGGCAAGGATTTTGCCCAAGATCTTTTAGCCGGCATTCGCCGCGATGTTGAAGAAAGATAGGTTTTAAAAACAGCAGAAATCACAGAAAAAACCCCGGTTGACGGGGTTTTTCTGTGCTAAAATATCTTTATGATTATTGTTGATGGCAAAAAAATCGCTGAAAAAGTTCTAAGGGGACTGAAACAGAGTCCGGTGAAAGAACAGCTTAAAAGAAAGAAAATCAGCGCGGTTGCGGTTGAGCCGAATCAGGAAACAGTTCATTTTTTAAAACAAAAACAGAAAATTGCCCAAGAACTAGGGCTTAATTTTGAGGTTTTGGAATTTCCCAAAAATTTGTCAATCAAAGAACTGGTTAATGAAATCAGGCA
This genomic window from Patescibacteria group bacterium contains:
- a CDS encoding CapA family protein, with protein sequence MRKIFLILFVFSLLFGLSLILGIKIGNQPDELIDFESPLIFQSEPKPIRVVFVGDIMLSRAVDRLMKKNNNYQFPFLRSAEFFQTADIVFGNLEGPISDQGENLGSIYSFRADPRVIEGLKLANFNVLSLANNHILDWGRRALVQTIELLKQNNIYSVGAGRNYLEANQPVIIEKSGIKFAFLAFTNLYPESLKADETNPGISDFDLTKVKGQIKELKQSGLAEVMVVSLHWGEEYKQAPSPEQIRIAHELAEAGADFIIGHHPHVVQREEKYPSISFGTSKISWIFYSLGNFVFDQNFSEETMNGLVVELIFKSSQDFEPKLYQAEINDYFQPEIKEF